CGACGCCATCAGCACCTTCTTGCGCTCTTTTTCCTTCAGGCGCTTGGCGATCTTGGCGGTGGAGGTCGTCTTGCCCGACCCCTGCAAACCGACCATCATGATGACGGCGGGCGGCGACACGTCGATCATCAGGTCGGCGGTGTCGGACCCCAGCGTCTCGGTCAGCGTGTCCGAAACGATCTTGACGACCATCTGGCCGGGCGTGACCGACCGCAGCACATCGCTGCCCACGGCCCGTTCCGTCGCCTGATCCACGAACTGGCGCACGACCGGCAGCGCGACGTCGGCTTCCAGCAGCGCGATTCGCACCTCGCGCATCGCGGCGCGGACATCGTCCTCCGTAAGCGCGCCGCGCCCACGCAGTTTGTCGAATACCCCACCGAGACGATCGCTTAGCGAATTGAACATCATCACCTCATTTGAGCCACAAAGGCCCGGAAAATCCTGCTTCCCTGCCAAACGACAAAATCGCCGGTGGGCGAAACCTCGCCAACCAGCGTCCATCCGATGCCCCTCTTGGGCGTCCTGGATTTGTCAGGGATCGAACGGCAAGCCGCCCGATTGCAGAGGGGCCTTTAGGCGAAAGCGGCAATAAGTGCAAGCGGGGGCTAATGGTGGCGACAATGGGTGGATGGCTGTCATATCAGATAGTCGTCGCCCCGGCCTTGAGCCGGGGTCCCGCTGCCTTCTGAAACCTTGGTAACGACGGGAAAGCTGGACCCCGGGTCAAGCCCGGGGTGACGTTAGATCTATATCTGTAGTCGCCCGTTAACAGCCCCCTCTCCTACACCGCCCCTCTCTGCTAAACTCCGACGAGACGGGCGCCGAACGCCGCCCCACACTTTCCGATAGGATCAACGCAGTGTAACTTTATGTCGCTTTCTGCGGGAAATGTGCGAAGTTAAGGGAATAATGAAGGGGAGCCAAAGAGACATGAGCTGGACACGCCGCAAGCCGATGGAGGCGATGACGCCCAGGGATGCAGGCCATCAGATGGCGCGCACCCTGTCCTGGCCCCACCTGCTGGCGCTGGGCGTTGGTGCGATCGTGGGCACCGGCATCCTGACCCTCATCGGCGTCGGCGCGGATCGCGCCGGTCCCGCCGTCCTGCTCTCCTTCGCCATTGCGGGCGCAATCTGCGCCTGCGCGGCCCTCGCCTATGCCGAACTGTCGACCATGATGCCCGCGGCGGGCAGCGCCTACAGCTATAGCTATGTGGTGCTGGGCGAAGGCATCGCCTGGATCGTGGGGTGGAGCCTGATCCTGGAATATAGCCTCGTCGTGTCGACCGTGGCGGTCGGCTGGTCGGGCTATGCCGGGCCGCTGCTGACGCCATTGGGCTTCCCCGACGCCCTGACGAAGGGGCCGGAACTGGGCGGCCTCATCAACCTGCCCGCCATCTTCATCATCGCGGTGGTCGCGGGCCTGCTGATGTTCGGCACGCGGGAAAGCGCGCGCCTCAACACTATCCTCGTCCTCATCAAGATCGTGACGCTCAGCCTGTTCGTCGCCTATGCCCTGCCCGCTTTCGACGCGCAGAATCTGCACCCCTTCATGCCCTTCGGCTTCGCCAAACATATGGGTCCGGATGGCGTGGAGCGCGGCGTCATGGCGGCCGCCGCCATCATCTTCTTTGCCTTCTACGGCTTCGACGCCATTTCGACGGCGGCCGAAGAGGCCAAGAATCCCGATCGCGACCTCGCCATCGGCATCGTCGGCTCGCTTGTCGCCTGCACGATCATCTATGTCCTCGTCGCCGCCGCCGCGATCGGCGCGCTGCCCTTCACCCGCTTCGCCGACAGTCCCGAGCCGCTGGCGCTGATCCTGCGCGAAATGGGCCAGGGCAGCATCGCCCGCATCGTCGCCATCGCCGCCGTCATCGCGCTGCCCACCGTGCTGCTCGGCTTCCTCTACGGCCAGAGCCGCATCTTCCTGGTGATGGCCCGCGACGGCTTCCTGCCGCAGAGCCTGGCAAAGATTTCGAAACGCGGCACCCCGGCGCGCATCACGATCGTGACGGCCCTGTTGGTCGCGATCATCGCGGGCCTCTTGCCGATCGATGAAATCGCCGCGCTCGCCAATGCCGGCACGCTGATCGCCTTCACCGCCGTTGGCCTGTGCCTCCTCGTCCTGCGCAAGCGCGCGCCCGACATCCGGCGTCCCTTCCGCACGCCTGCCGCCTGGTTCGTGGGGACAGGCGCGATCGCCGGATGCGCCTATCTGTTCGTCAGCCTGCCGATGAAGACGATCTTCGCCTGCCTGATCTGGAACGCGATCGGGTTGCTGGTCTATTTCCTCTACGGGCAGAAGCGCGCGACCGCCGCATGACCATGCAATTGTCGCTATTATCCTATATTTTCGACCGCAATGGCGTAGCTGTACCGCGTCCTTTCATCGACTGCCGGGATAACATCGGCAGCAAAGGGTCGCCGATCGAAGGATCATAGCTGCATCGCGGCTATGTGGCTTTGAGTATCCGCCTCGGCGGAAAAAGGGGATCTATGATGAAGATGACACTATCCTGCGGCCTGATCGCTGCCGCCATGGCCTTTTCCACCTCTGCAACGGCGCAGGATTATCCTGCCGATCCGGGCGACTTCACCGACATTTCCATGATCGACGTGCTACCTGGCGGCGACCTTGCCTATACCCAGTTTCTCGCTTCCTCCTGGAAGAAGCAGCAGGAATTCGCCAAATCGAAGGGCTGGATCAAGTCCTACAAGGTCATGGCGAATCTGTATCCGCGCGCTGGCGAGCCGGACCTGTACCTGATGGTCACCTATGCCGACTTCCCCAATGCAAAAGAGGCATTGCAACAGCGCGCCGCCTATATGCAGTGGCAAGCCAAATCGCTTCAGACCCTGGACCAGGAAAATGGCGATCGCGGCAAATATCGCGTCGTGATGGGGTCCATGCTGTTTCAGGACGTTCTGCTGAAATAAGGTCGCCGTGGCTGACGAAGTCGCCTTCGTCAGCCACTGGCTTTTCCCATGCGTGCGCACTAGATGCACGCCCATGGGACGCTTCTCCAAAATGCATGGGCTGGGCAACGACTTCGTCGTGATCGACGCGCGCGCGCAAGCGATCGACATGACGCAAGCGCGCGCCCGCGCCATTGCCGACCGTCATGCCGGAATCGGCTGCGACCAGTTGATCCTGATCGGCAATGCCCCCGATGCCGACGTGTCGATGCAGATCTTCAACGCCGACGGCAGCGAAGTGGAAGCCTGCGGCAACGCCACCCGCTGCGTCCCCCTGTTCGTCGGCCGCGACGTGCTGATCCGCACCAAGGCGGGGCTGCTCGACGCCAAGAGTGTGGACGGCGGCGCCAGCGTCGACATGGGCGCGCCCCGCTTCGACTGGGACGCGATTCCGCTCGCCTACCCCATGGACACGCTGACCATGGGTGCCAGTTGGGAAGACCTGCCCGCGCCCGCCGCCGTCAATGTCGGCAACCCGCATGTCATCTTCTTCGTGGACGATCTGGACGGTGTGAACTTCGACCGCCTCGGCCCGCTGATCGAACATGATCCGCTCTTCCCCGCCCGCGTGAACGTCAATTTCGCGCAGGTCGTGGGCAACCATCATATTCGCCTGGTCGTATGGGAACGCGGCGCAGGCCTCACCCGCGCCTGCGGCACTGGCGCCTGCGCGACCGCCGTCGCCGCCATCCGCCGCAAGCTGATGGTGGGGCCGGTGACGGTCAGCCTGCCCGGCGGCGATCTCATGATCGACTGGACGCCGGGCGGCACGATCCGCATGACCGGCCCCGCCACCCATGTCTTCGACGGCGAGGCTGACTGGTCGCGCTTCTGATGGGCGGTCCCGACATCATCACCATGGGCTGCCGCCTCAACATCGCGGAGAGCGAAGCGATTCGCGACATGGCGGCGGGGCAGGACGATCTGATCGTCGTCAACAGCTGCGCGGTGACGGCCGAAGCCGTCCGCCAGACCCGCCAGGCCATCCGCCGCGTGCGCCGCGACCGCCCCGACGCCCGCATCCTCGTCACCGGCTGCGCCGCGCAGACCGAACCTGAAACCTTCGCGAAGATGGCCGAAGTCGATGCCGTGATCGGCAATCGGGAGAAGATGGAGGCGGCCTCCTTCGCGCCCGTGGCAGAGAAAGTCCGCGTCTCCGACATCATGGCCGTGCGCGACACCGCGCCGCATATGGCATCCGCCTTCGCCGATCACGCTCGCGCCTTCCTGGAGGTGCAGAATGGTTGCGACCATCGCTGCACCTTCTGCATCATCCCCTATGGCCGCGGCAACAGCCGCTCGGTCCCCGCTGGCGCAGTGGTGGAAAAGGCGAAGCAACTGGTCGATGCAGGCTATCGGGAAATCGTGCTGACCGGCGTGGACGTCACCAGCTACGGTCCCGACCTCCCCGGCAATCCGTCGCTCGGCCTGCTGATCGAACGCATATTGAAAGGCGTGCCCGACTTACCCCGCCTGCGCCTCTCCTCGATCGACAGCGTAGAAATAGACGACCGCCTGTTCGATCTCGTCGCCCACGAACCGCGCATGATGCCGCACCTTCATCTCTCGCTCCAGGTAGGTGACGACATGATCCTCAAGCGGATGAAGCGCCGCCACAGCCGGGCCGACGCCGTCCGCATCGTGGAACGCCTCAAGGCCGCCCGCCCCGGCATCAGCATCGGCGCGGACATCATCGCCGGTTTCCCGACGGAGGATGACGCCATGTTCGCCAACAGTCTGGCGTTGGTAGACGATTGCGACATCGTCCACGGCCATATCTTCCCCTACTCGCCCCGCACCGGCACCCCCGCCGCCCGCATGCCGCAGGTCGAGCGCGCAACGATCAAGGCCCGCGCCGCCCGCCTGCGCGACGCCTGCGCCACACGTCGCGACGCCTGGCTGCGCAGCCTGATCGGCACCACCCAGTCGGTGCTGGTCGAACGCAGCGGGTTGAGCGGCCATGCCGAAAATTTCGCGCCGGTGCGCTTCGCACAAGCGCAAGCCCCCTCCTCCATCGTCCCCGCCATCATCACCGCGCTTGAGAATGGCGCGCTGATCGCGCAAGAGGCGCAATAATGACAGATACCGGCACCAGCTGGCGCGACCGCCTTTTCGGCGGGCTGAAGCGCACGTCCGACAAGCTCGGCGACAATCTCACCGGCCTTTTCTCCAAGGCCGCGCTAGACGACCAGACGTTGGACGAGATCGAGGAGGCGCTGATCGTCTCCGATCTTGGCCCGGCCATGGCCGCGCGGGTGCGCGATCGGCTGGCCGAAGGGCGCTTCAACAAGGAACTGACCGAGGAATATCTGCGCGAGATCATCGCGGAGGAGATCGAGAAGAGCCTCGCCCCGGTTGCCCGCCCGCTGGAGATAGAAGCCTTCCCGCGCCCGCAGGTGATCCTGGTGATCGGCGTCAACGGATCGGGCAAGACCACCACCATCGCCAAGCTCGCCCATAATTTCCTGGAGCAGGATTATGGCGTGATGCTGGCGGCGGGCGACACGTTCCGTGCGGCCGCTATCGGCCAGCTCAGGGTCTGGGCCGATCGTCTGGGCATCCCGATCGTCGCGGGCAAGGAAGGCGCCGATGCGGCGGGCATCGTGTTCGACGCGGTCAAGCAGGCGACCGCGACCGGCATCGACGTGCTGATCGTGGACACCGCCGGGCGTCTTCAGAACAAGACCGAACTGATGGACGAGCTGGCAAAGGTGCGCCGCGTGCTGGGCCGATTGAACCCGGCCGCCCCGCACGACGTTGTGCTGGTTCTGGATGCCACCACGGGACAGAATGCGTTGAACCAGATCGAAGTCTTCAAGGAAACGGCGCAGGTGACAGGTCTCGTCATGACCAAGCTGGACGGCACGGCGCGCGGCGGCGTGCTGGTCGCGGCAGCGGAAAAGTACCGCCTGCCCATCCACGCCATCGGCGTGGGCGAAAAGATCGAGGATCTGCGCCCGTTCGATCCGGGCGACATGGCGCGTGCGATCGCCGGGACGGCTTATGCCCGCTAACGCCAAACCCGCCCATAATGGCACGCTCAGCCTCGCGCTGGATTTCGGACCGCTCCTCGTCTTCTTCCTGACCTATAAGGGCGCGGGCTGGATCTGGGGCGCGGGCAATCCGATCACCGCCATGACGTTCAGCACGGCCGCCTTCATGGTGTCGATCGTGATCGCCGTCATCATCTCGAAGGTGAAGCTGGGTCGCGTGTCGCCGATGCTGTGGCTATCGGCGCTGCTGATCCTCTTCTTCGGCGGCCTCACCATCTATTTTCACGATCAAAGCTTCATCCAGATCAAGCCGACCATCATCTACGCCTTTTTCGCGCTGATGCTGTTTGCCGGGCTGCTGCGGGGTAAGCCGCTGCTCAAATATCTGTTGCAGGCCGCCTATGATGGCCTGACGCATGAAGGCTGGCTCAAGCTGTCACGCAACTGGGCGTTGTTCTTCGTCGCCATGGCTGTCGCCAACGAAGCGATGCGCCGGTCCATGAGCTTCGACACTTGGCTGGCGGTCAAGGTATGGGGCGTGACGATCGTGTCGGTTCTTTTTGCCGCCGCCAACATCCCGATGCTGATGCGCCACGGGTTGAACCTGAACGATGGACTGGACGGCGAAGAGGTCGGTGAAACGACCCCGCCGCAGGGGTAACCGCCTCGCAACGGACGGCTTAAATCATACTGATTTCGTCCGATTTGTGCGATCGTTTCGCAATAGGCACATATCTGTTTTCTTGGGCGTTGGGTGCGCATATGGGAAGCGGCGGAGGCGTCCACGCCCCGCCTGGACCATATGATAAACCGGCTTCACCCCATTCTCGTGCGGCCGTCCCATAACGAACCCGAGGAGTTCCGCCATGGCCTTTGTTCTGCCCGATCTTCCCTACGCCAAGGACGCCTTCGGCGATATCCTGTCGGTCGAAACCTTCGACTTCCATCATGGCAAGCATCACAACGCCTATGTCGTCAAAGCCAATGAACTGGTCGCTGCCGACGCCTCGCTCCAGGGCAAGTCGCTGGTCGAACTGATCAAGTCGGCCAAGGGCGGCCTGTTCAACCAGGTCGGCCAGATCTGGAACCACACATTCTACTGGCAGTCGCTGTCGCCCACAAAGACCGAACCGACCGGCGAATTGCTCGCCAAGATCACCGAAGCCTTTGGATCGGTCGATGCGCTGATCGAAAAGCTCAAGGCGGAGGCCGTCGGCCACTTCGCCAGTGGCTGGGCCGCGCTGGTCCTGAAGGACGGCAAGCTGGAAGTGACCAGCTATCATGACGCCGACACCCCCGTCGCGCATGAAGGCCATGCGCCGCTGCTGATCGTCGATGTGTGGGAACATGCCTATTATATCGACTATCGCAACCTACGCCCCAGCTATGCCGACCGCATCCTCAAGGAAGCGATCAACTGGGACTTCGCCGCCCTGAACCTGGACGGCGAAGGCGCCAGCCGCGCCGACCAGCCGGCCTGATGCAAAAAGGGGACCGGCCCGCATTGGCCGGTCCCCTTTTCTTCCTGTCCTGCGACAGGCAAAATCTTCGATCAGGCCGCTTCCAGTTGCGTGACGAACTGATCGGCCGCCCGCTGCAACGCCTGCGCCGTCTGCGACAGGCTGGACGCAGCGCTGGACACCCGCCCCGACAGGCTTTCGGTATCGCGCGCGGCATCGGCCACATCTTCCATCTGTCGGGTCATGCTGGCGGCGTCCTGCGCGGTGTCGCGCGCCGATTCGCCGATCGCGCTGGTCGCGTCCCGCTGATCGGCAACCGCGCGCTGGATCGCATCCGCTGCGGCGGCCAGTTGCTCGACCGTACCCGCCACCTCCGACAAGGCCTCCCGCGCGATGCCCGCGCCCTGACGCGCAGACCAGGCCAGCGCATGAATTTCACCGGTCGCGTTGGCGGCCTGGCTCGCCAACTGCTTGACCTCCCCAGCCACCACCGCAAAGCCACGGCCGACTTCCCCGGCCCGCGCCGCCTCGATCGTCGCATTGAGCGCCAGCAGATTGGTCTTCGCGGCAATATCCGTGATGGAGTCGGCAAAGCTGGTGATCGAGGTGGTACGCCCTTCCAGATCATGGACCGCTTGATGCCCCGTCGTCGATACCCGCTGCGCTTCGCCGCCGAGTACGGCTTGCTGGTGCGAAGCCGATGCGATCGCCGCGATGGATTCCAACAGACGATCGATACGCCGGGCCAGCATGGCGGCATTGGCGGAGGATTGCTCCGCGATCGCGACGGTTTCGCCCGTCCCTGCGCTCGCGCGCTGCGCCAGCTGATTGAGTTGCCGCGCGGAATCATCCAGTTCCTGCGCCGCCGCGCCCACCGCGCCGACGATTTCCGAAACCGAATGACGAAAATCCCGTACCAGCGCCAATGTGCTTGCACGGCGGTCCGCCGCCATGCGCGCCTTTTCGACCTCCTGCTGCGCGCGCAACTGCGCCGCGCGCTCGTCCATGTCGCGGCTGGCCCGCATCGCGGCTTCCGCCGCGTCGCGTCCTTGTTCTGCCTGATGCGCCAGATCGCCGGATTGCCGTACGTGGACATCGAGCGCCTGCAACATCACGCGCAGCCGAACCGTCAGATAGCACAGGACCGCTGCCTGAAGCAGGACCGCGATGCCGTGAATCGCCACGCGCCCAATATTAGCCTGATCCGGAAAAACCCAGGTCGGCAGGACGAAGCTGAGGATCAGATGATGGGCGGCGGTGAGCGTGGCCGCCAGCACGATCGGCCGCCAGTCATAGAGCAGCGTCAGACCCGCCAGCGCCACGAAGAAGAACATATGGCCGTCCATTTGCCAGCCATGACCGGACAACAGATAAAGGCCGACGGCCGGCTGCACGGCGGCCAGGATGCCCATGGCCATGCGCGCCTCGATATCCTCGCGCTGGCGCATGATCCGTATCGTGGGCAGCGCGTTGCACAGTGCGGAGAATATAAGCGCCCGGCCGCTATGCTCTATGCCCAGCAACAGGCCGAACAAGCCGATCGCTATCGTCCACAGCCAATTGGCGAACAGCAAGATCCGCAGTCCCTGCAACCGCAAGCGATCCAGGCTCGTCATCGCGCTCATCAGGCGACCTCCCCGCAACCGCCGATTTGCGCCGATAGGGTGATTACGCCCTGGCGGAGCAGAGCAGATGCCAACTGGCTCC
This window of the Sphingobium sp. CR2-8 genome carries:
- a CDS encoding methyl-accepting chemotaxis protein translates to MSAMTSLDRLRLQGLRILLFANWLWTIAIGLFGLLLGIEHSGRALIFSALCNALPTIRIMRQREDIEARMAMGILAAVQPAVGLYLLSGHGWQMDGHMFFFVALAGLTLLYDWRPIVLAATLTAAHHLILSFVLPTWVFPDQANIGRVAIHGIAVLLQAAVLCYLTVRLRVMLQALDVHVRQSGDLAHQAEQGRDAAEAAMRASRDMDERAAQLRAQQEVEKARMAADRRASTLALVRDFRHSVSEIVGAVGAAAQELDDSARQLNQLAQRASAGTGETVAIAEQSSANAAMLARRIDRLLESIAAIASASHQQAVLGGEAQRVSTTGHQAVHDLEGRTTSITSFADSITDIAAKTNLLALNATIEAARAGEVGRGFAVVAGEVKQLASQAANATGEIHALAWSARQGAGIAREALSEVAGTVEQLAAAADAIQRAVADQRDATSAIGESARDTAQDAASMTRQMEDVADAARDTESLSGRVSSAASSLSQTAQALQRAADQFVTQLEAA
- a CDS encoding superoxide dismutase, with the protein product MAFVLPDLPYAKDAFGDILSVETFDFHHGKHHNAYVVKANELVAADASLQGKSLVELIKSAKGGLFNQVGQIWNHTFYWQSLSPTKTEPTGELLAKITEAFGSVDALIEKLKAEAVGHFASGWAALVLKDGKLEVTSYHDADTPVAHEGHAPLLIVDVWEHAYYIDYRNLRPSYADRILKEAINWDFAALNLDGEGASRADQPA
- the ispZ gene encoding septation protein IspZ, with amino-acid sequence MPANAKPAHNGTLSLALDFGPLLVFFLTYKGAGWIWGAGNPITAMTFSTAAFMVSIVIAVIISKVKLGRVSPMLWLSALLILFFGGLTIYFHDQSFIQIKPTIIYAFFALMLFAGLLRGKPLLKYLLQAAYDGLTHEGWLKLSRNWALFFVAMAVANEAMRRSMSFDTWLAVKVWGVTIVSVLFAAANIPMLMRHGLNLNDGLDGEEVGETTPPQG
- the dapF gene encoding diaminopimelate epimerase, encoding MGRFSKMHGLGNDFVVIDARAQAIDMTQARARAIADRHAGIGCDQLILIGNAPDADVSMQIFNADGSEVEACGNATRCVPLFVGRDVLIRTKAGLLDAKSVDGGASVDMGAPRFDWDAIPLAYPMDTLTMGASWEDLPAPAAVNVGNPHVIFFVDDLDGVNFDRLGPLIEHDPLFPARVNVNFAQVVGNHHIRLVVWERGAGLTRACGTGACATAVAAIRRKLMVGPVTVSLPGGDLMIDWTPGGTIRMTGPATHVFDGEADWSRF
- a CDS encoding amino acid permease — protein: MSWTRRKPMEAMTPRDAGHQMARTLSWPHLLALGVGAIVGTGILTLIGVGADRAGPAVLLSFAIAGAICACAALAYAELSTMMPAAGSAYSYSYVVLGEGIAWIVGWSLILEYSLVVSTVAVGWSGYAGPLLTPLGFPDALTKGPELGGLINLPAIFIIAVVAGLLMFGTRESARLNTILVLIKIVTLSLFVAYALPAFDAQNLHPFMPFGFAKHMGPDGVERGVMAAAAIIFFAFYGFDAISTAAEEAKNPDRDLAIGIVGSLVACTIIYVLVAAAAIGALPFTRFADSPEPLALILREMGQGSIARIVAIAAVIALPTVLLGFLYGQSRIFLVMARDGFLPQSLAKISKRGTPARITIVTALLVAIIAGLLPIDEIAALANAGTLIAFTAVGLCLLVLRKRAPDIRRPFRTPAAWFVGTGAIAGCAYLFVSLPMKTIFACLIWNAIGLLVYFLYGQKRATAA
- the mtaB gene encoding tRNA (N(6)-L-threonylcarbamoyladenosine(37)-C(2))-methylthiotransferase MtaB, which gives rise to MGGPDIITMGCRLNIAESEAIRDMAAGQDDLIVVNSCAVTAEAVRQTRQAIRRVRRDRPDARILVTGCAAQTEPETFAKMAEVDAVIGNREKMEAASFAPVAEKVRVSDIMAVRDTAPHMASAFADHARAFLEVQNGCDHRCTFCIIPYGRGNSRSVPAGAVVEKAKQLVDAGYREIVLTGVDVTSYGPDLPGNPSLGLLIERILKGVPDLPRLRLSSIDSVEIDDRLFDLVAHEPRMMPHLHLSLQVGDDMILKRMKRRHSRADAVRIVERLKAARPGISIGADIIAGFPTEDDAMFANSLALVDDCDIVHGHIFPYSPRTGTPAARMPQVERATIKARAARLRDACATRRDAWLRSLIGTTQSVLVERSGLSGHAENFAPVRFAQAQAPSSIVPAIITALENGALIAQEAQ
- the ftsY gene encoding signal recognition particle-docking protein FtsY, with protein sequence MTDTGTSWRDRLFGGLKRTSDKLGDNLTGLFSKAALDDQTLDEIEEALIVSDLGPAMAARVRDRLAEGRFNKELTEEYLREIIAEEIEKSLAPVARPLEIEAFPRPQVILVIGVNGSGKTTTIAKLAHNFLEQDYGVMLAAGDTFRAAAIGQLRVWADRLGIPIVAGKEGADAAGIVFDAVKQATATGIDVLIVDTAGRLQNKTELMDELAKVRRVLGRLNPAAPHDVVLVLDATTGQNALNQIEVFKETAQVTGLVMTKLDGTARGGVLVAAAEKYRLPIHAIGVGEKIEDLRPFDPGDMARAIAGTAYAR